In the Phycisphaerales bacterium genome, GCCAAGCGTTGAGAAGCAAGCCCCTATGACAAAGGTGCAAACGATTGTCTGAAGGCAAGCTTTGGATAACAGTCGATCAATACAATTCATTGTGATTATTCTAACCAGGCTCATTGTTTTCTGAGAAGTGTCATTGATCTCAGTAGGAAAATAGAGTCTTTCGTATTGAGTAGCAGATCTGGGGGCGAAATCTATTCAAGGCTATGGTCATCGAACTCATCACCTCGGAACGTTGAGGCGAGGTAGGCCTCCCGTACGGAGGGATCATTAATAATAGTCTTTGGGTTGCCCTCTTTGAGGTTCTTGCCCTCATGAATAATGTAGGCTCGATCACATATTCGTAGTGTTTGCTGCACATTGTGATCAGTGACCAGTACAGAGATTCCAACCTTGACGAGTTTTCTTACTTCGCTTTGAAGTTCTTCGACGGTATGTGGATCGACTGCGGCAAACGGCTCATCGAGGAGTATCAGGCGTGGCTTTGTGACCAAGGCTCTTGCAATTTCAAGTCGACGACGCTCTCCACCTGAGCAAGTGCGAGCGAGGTCACCTGCCTTATGCATGAGGCCAAATTGATCCATCAATGCGTCAGCTCTCTCTTGGCAAACACGCTTT is a window encoding:
- the lptB gene encoding LPS export ABC transporter ATP-binding protein, whose amino-acid sequence is MPLLEVKDIIKSYGGRRVVDKVSLHVGEGEIVGLLGRNGAGKTTSFRMVIGMITPEGGQVTFRDQDVTNLPMYKHALQGMGYLSQEPSVFQRLTVSQNLLAILQTQGLPKRVCQERADALMDQFGLMHKAGDLARTCSGGERRRLEIARALVTKPRLILLDEPFAAVDPHTVEELQSEVRKLVKVGISVLVTDHNVQQTLRICDRAYIIHEGKNLKEGNPKTIINDPSVREAYLASTFRGDEFDDHSLE